A region from the Musa acuminata AAA Group cultivar baxijiao chromosome BXJ1-10, Cavendish_Baxijiao_AAA, whole genome shotgun sequence genome encodes:
- the LOC135594592 gene encoding uncharacterized protein LOC135594592 produces MEISLERAEASDIPKKPRSLDLQSIYVKKSSSSVIKSWAGREVSRLEQESKVPKKKLGSSFDEVGEILSESTRKPSRKEVSLSNLQPDSRRQRGSLNVSRPKRNYISTSGSDATHDLDGSNGNAQYLASDLYSPLPNKTDHESPSGVTSKIKSYFGEDLFIPKRPRGISKWRKAKDPISFEVAFSNSSYERINTDAQNNKSSIGENSNSQVLNDKQMLEADDFELNGYQKDDSAPCTSVENDSHFKSDYRNYGSRINLKMSEQGCLESDAPLIDDSGDSVEVSQDDDEENLEVDAARMLSSRFDPSCTGFSGKRTTCMAEPVEGLTYLQSDHAMSKVSQAEACSVDATGRVLRPRRHIGKSFARKRRHFYEVCSRDMDPYYIVKQRIRVFWPLDKNWYFGLVKGYDPVTRLHHVKYDDRDEEWINLQKERFKLLLFPSEVSSKFNFGKQGSESRQNNTEGEPEAMESSYIGSLLESEPIISWLSRTTRRVTSSPSSTIKKHLRVSPLKDISPVLLESKESMSMNPLDKNPNKLFFNCNESEQSCDQNFNRFSELKRSVDSECRKLPYVYFRKRFRSKRDVLDTRVVQGAAPGGPGGSVRIHASVANSKAAAEELNMIVTWKEFKVVIFKLNLPPQCTLELTFQRESLWLCQALYIMHHGELVHAWPVVRMEIFFIDTVPGLRFLLFEGSLKRAVSLLCLIITTVSGHVVKSDFAEPESPCSSIGLRISSLHNLGRKLLFVLSTLSKIESSKWRYLEDKLKKLFAKEALSTAEYMCSNIQNLASSQILSSSIKSIKRFWGRSSLVHRFNLKKLVDPNVNSVIHYLAQDQKKPLLCSLYFAAAPSFSLGLHLKLLNEKDTASLCSGDFNIVSSQNYADNNDKLTADGHTSLEDPFKHALEKLDNLISSLSEAEATHGRPSLDALSAGSNSDLNRVTKNFFTSEDNVIQNSVDSSAVGKSISGEGVVQYGRFQCEDGTSQFAEDTCSECPEQSSFTDKSLAGGCSSFVKTANVEVQLFEVEKHSLHKGLLSADSTSNLVLDLNEHTIHSPTAPRSMWHRNRHTSLSRTFIHHPRLGSKDDVENAFTSGYKRPRTQVSYSQLSGSYGHAAKSQSNHQKVQSHKKVKTVIANVSSNCSRSHQSYLDSLACDANVLVTHGDKCWREFGAKVQLDCDDQKNWRIIIKVSGAIKYAYKAHHVLQPGTTNRYTHAMMWKGGKEWMLEFTDRNQWYIFKQMHEECYNQNVRAASVKNIPIPGVRLLPNGDDGCVEVPFILSSSKYFRQVGTEVDLALDSSHVLYDMDSEDEEWISTVRANMDAKDNKMTEVTDDMFERVMDMLEKFAYTQQCEEITNDDIEKYMADDGPADTIEVIYEHWRQKRRKKGLPLIRQFQPPLWELHQQQLNQWESNMNKTPLQPVGCHEKAHSLKKPPMFAFCLRPRGLEIPNKGSKQRSHKKLIFTGHHNVLMREQDCFHTPGRKTDGISVGEVAISSYESSDSYHGPQSRSTFSPRDTASTESFFTNDGSERCPDPKFYRSTSKKFDPFLSPRDPQGSPFSGNQRSNRNGLNRWSSELCEWSNTRQSQSTGFHRHHADMDEFRLRDATSAAQHALNMAKLKREKAQWLLHKADLALHRATVALMTAEAIKASEKDIIGDG; encoded by the exons ATGGAAATTAGCCTCGAGAGAGCTGAAGCATCCGACATACCTAAGAAGCCGAGATCTTTGGATCTCCAGAGCATTTACGTGAAGAAATCAAGTAGTTCAGTTATAAAATCCTGGGCTGGGAGAGAGGTTTCGAGGTTGGAACAAGAATCCAAAGTTCCCAAGAAGAAGCTTGGGTCATCATTCGATGAGGTAGGAGAGATTCTTTCAGAATCCACAAGGAAACCAAGTAGAAAAGAGGTTTCTTTGAGCAATCTCCAGCCTGATTCTAGGAGGCAGCGCGGCAGTTTGAATGTCTCAAGGCCAAAGCGAAACTACATTTCCACCAGTGGAAGCGATGCCACACATGATCTGGATGGGTCAAATGGGAATGCACAATATTTAGCAAGCGATCTTTATTCGCCACTGCCAAACAAGACAGATCATGAATCTCCGAGTGGTGTAACCTCTAAAATCAAGAGCTATTTCGGAGAAGATCTCTTTATACCGAAGCGGCCTAGGGGTATTTCTAAGTGGAGAAAAGCTAAAGATCCTATCAGCTTCGAAGTAGCTTTTAGTAATTCTAGTTATGAGAGGATTAATACTGATGCTCAGAATAACAAATCTTCCATCGGTGAAAATTCGAATTCACAGGTGTTAAATGACAAGCAGATGTTGGAAGCTGATGATTTTGAGCTGAATGGGTATCAGAAAGATGATTCTGCTCCTTGCACCAGTGTTGAAAATGACAGTCATTTTAAGTCTGATTATAGAAATTACGGAAGCAGAATAAACTTGAAGATGTCTGAACAGGGTTGTCTCGAGAGCGATGCACCTCTGATAGATGACAGTGGGGATTCAGTTGAGGTTTCTCAGGATGATGACGAGGAAAACCTTGAAGTGGATGCTGCTAGAATGCTTTCTTCACGATTCGATCCAAGTTGCACTGGTTTCTCCGGGAAAAGGACTACATGTATGGCAGAACCAGTAGAAGGTTTAACATATTTGCAGTCCGACCATGCAATGTCGAAGGTCTCACAGGCTGAAGCTTGTTCAGTAGATGCTACAGGCCGGGTGCTGCGGCCAAGGAGACACATTGGTAAAAGCTTTGCTAGGAAGCGTCGCCACTTTTATGAGGTCTGCTCGAGGGATATGGATCCCTATTATATCGTTAAGCAGCGGATCAGAGTGTTCTGGCCTTTGGATAAAAATTGGTATTTTGGCCTGGTTAAGGGTTATGATCCTGTAACTAGGTTGCATCATGTTAAGTATGATGATCGTGATGAAGAATGGATTAATCTCCAAAAGGAGAGATTCAAGTTATTGCTTTTCCCCAGTGAAGTTTCTAGCAAGTTTAATTTTGGGAAACAGGGGTCGGAATCAAGACAGAATAACACAGAGGGAGAGCCAGAAGCCATGGAGAGCAGTTACATAGGCAGCCTCCTGGAATCAGAACCCATTATTTCATGGTTGTCACGAACTACTCGCCGCGTTACATCCTCCCCTTCTAGTACCATAAAGAAGCATCTCAGAGTTAGTCCTCTGAAGGACATCAGTCCTGTGTTACTAGAATCAAAGGAAAGTATGTCTATGAATCCATTGGATAAGAAtccaaataaattattttttaattgcaATGAGTCGGAGCAGTCATGTGATCAGAACTTTAACAGATTTTCTGAGCTGAAGAGGAGTGTTGACTCTGAATGCAGGAAGTTACCTTATGTTTATTTCAGGAAACGGTTTCGCAGTAAAAGGGACGTTTTGGACACTAGAGTGGTGCAGGGTGCTGCTCCTGGTGGTCCAGGTGGTTCAGTGAGAATTCATGCCTCAGTTGCTAACAGCAAAGCAGCTGCAGAGGAACTCAATATGATTGTGACATGGAAAGAATTTAAAGTAGTGATATTTAAACTGAACCTACCGCCTCAGTGTACTCTGGAACTCacttttcaaagagaaagtctttggCTCTGCCAAGCCCTTTATATTATGCATCATGGTGAACTAGTTCATGCATGGCCGGTTGTTCGCatggaaatattttttattgacaCTGTTCCTGGATTAAGGTTTCTTTTGTTTGAGGGTTCTTTAAAGCGTGCAGTGTCTCTTTTATGTTTGATCATCACAACAGTCAGTGGACATGTTGTGAAGAGTGACTTTGCCGAGCCAGAAAGTCCTTGCTCATCAATTGGACTTAGGATTTCAAGCTTACACAATTTAGGTAGGAAACTTCTTTTTGTTTTGAGTACCCTTTCCAAGATAGAGAGTTCAAAATGGAGATATCTTGAAGATAAACTGAAAAAGCTTTTCGCAAAGGAGGCATTATCTACAGCTGAGTACATGTGTTCAAACATCCAGAACCTTGCTAGTAGTCAAATACTCAGCAGTTCTATTAAATCAATCAAG AGATTCTGGGGAAGATCAAGCCTAGTTCATAGATTCAATCTGAAGAAATTGGTTGATCCAAATGTGAATTCTGTCATTCATTATTTGGCTCAAGATCAGAAGAAGCCTCTTCTCTGTTCCCTTTATTTTGCTGCTGCGCCTTCATTTTCACTCGGTCTTCATCTCAAGTTGTTGAATGAGAAAGACACAGCTTCTCTTTGTTCTGGAGACTTCAATATAGTTTCTTCACAAAATTATGCAGACAATAATGATAAATTGACAGCTGATGGTCACACTTCTCTTGAGGATCCTTTTAAGCATGCTCTGGAAAAGCTTGATAACTTAATATCCTCTTTGAGCGAGGCTGAAGCAACTCATGGAAGACCAAGCTTAGATGCTTTGTCTGCTGGGAGTAATAGCGATTTGAATAGAGTTACTAAGAATTTCTTTACTAGCGAGGATAATGTGATTCAGAATTCTGTAGATAGTAGTGCTGTGGGGAAAAGCATTAGTGGTGAGGGAGTTGTTCAATATGGAAGATTCCAATGTGAGGATGGAACATCTCAATTTGCTGAGGATACTTGTTCTGAATGTCCTGAACAGTCTTCTTTTACAGACAAGTCTCTTGCTGGAGGATGCAGTTCTTTTGTCAAAACTGCCAATGTGGAGGTTCAATTGTTTGAAGTTGAAAAACATTCTCTTCATAAGGGATTGCTGTCTGCTGACTCTACATCCAACTTGGTTCTTGATCTGAATGAACACACAATCCACAGTCCAACTGCTCCACGAAGCATGTGGCATCGCAATCGGCACACTTCACTTTCACGGACATTTATTCACCACCCAAGATTGGGTTCAAAAGATGATGTAGAAAATGCTTTCACTAGTGGCTACAAAAGGCCCCGGACCCAGGTTTCATATTCACAATTATCTGGAAGTTATGGACACGCTGCAAAATCCCAAAGCAATCACCAGAAGGTACAATCTCATAAAAAAGTTAAGACTGTTATTGCAAATGTTTCATCCAATTGTTCCAGAAGTCATCAAAGTTACCTGGACTCGTTAGCCTGTGATGCTAATGTCCTTGTCACTCATGGAGACAAATGTTGGAGAGAATTTGGAGCCAAGGTTCAACTTGACTGTGATGATCAGAAGAATTGGAGGATAATCATAAAGGTTTCAGGGGCTATTAAATATGCCTACAAGGCACACCATGTTCTGCAGCCTGGAACCACAAATCGTTACACTCATGCTATGATGTGGAAAGGGGGAAAAGAATGGATGTTAGAGTTCACTGACAGAAACCAGTGGTATATTTTCAAACAAATGCATGAAGAATGCTACAACCAGAACGTTAGGGCTGCTTCTGTTAAGAACATTCCCATTCCGGGAGTTCGCCTACTTCCAAATGGTGATGATGGTTGTGTTGAAGTGCCTTTCATTCTCAGTTCATCGAAGTACTTTCGGCAGGTGGGAACTGAGGTTGACTTGGCCCTGGATTCTTCTCATGTGTTGTATGACATGGACAGTGAGGACGAGGAATGGATATCCACAGTGAGAGCTAATATGGATGCCAAGGATAATAAAATGACTGAGGTTACAGATGATATGTTTGAGAGGGTCATGGACATGCTTGAAAAATTTGCATACACTCAACAATGTGAAGAGATCACCAATGATGACATAGAAAAATACATGGCTGATGATGGACCAGCAGACACAATTGAAGTTATTTACGAGCATTGGAGgcaaaagagaaggaaaaaaggtTTACCTCTGATTCGGCAATTTCAG CCTCCTCTGTGGGAACTTCACCAGCAGCAACTAAACCAATGGGAATCAAACATGAACAAAACGCCACTGCAGCCCGTAGGCTGCCATGAGAAAGCACATTCATTGAAGAAACCGCCTATGTTTGCCTTCTGTTTGAGACCGCGAGGCTTGGAAATACCAAACAAAGGTTCAAAGCAGAGGTCTCACAAGAAGCTCATATTCACTGGCCACCATAATGTTTTAATGAGAGAACAAGATTGTTTCCATACACCGG GGAGAAAAACGGATGGAATTTCAGTTGGGGAGGTTGCTATCTCGAGCTATGAATCTTCCGATTCTTATCATGGGCCTCAGTCTCGATCTACCTTTTCACCAAGGGATACTGCAAGCACAGAATCCTTTTTCACTAATGATGGATCAGAGAGATGTCCAGACCCAAAATTTTACAGAAGTACTTCAAAGAAGTTTGATCCGTTCCTGTCTCCCAGGGATCCTCAAGGGTCACCATTCTCAGGTAATCAAAGATCAAATAGGAATGGACTTAATAGATGGAGTTCTGAACTTTGTGAATGGTCCAACACAAGGCAATCTCAATCTACTGGTTTTCATAGACATCATGCCGACATGGATGAGTTCAGGTTGCGCGATGCAACAAGTGCAGCTCAGCATGCATTAAACATGGCCAAGCTTAAGAGAGAGAAAGCACAGTGGTTGCTACACAAAGCAGATCTTGCCCTTCATAGAGCTACGGTTGCACTTATGACTGCAGAGGCAATAAAAGCGTCTGAGAAAGATATTATCGGTGATGGATAA
- the LOC103969451 gene encoding UDP-glycosyltransferase 75C1-like produces MELKQQQHFLVATFPFQGHINPVLHLAKHLAHSAAGPLVTFSTTLSAHRRMFPSAPDHHDVYDGLLSYVPFSDGFDDGDRGGFAGFNRFMAEFKVTGPRSLSSIVAGLAARGRPVTCIVYTMLLPWAADVAREYGIPSIHYWIQPATVFAVYYHYFHDYGAVVDAHRDDPSFTVTFPRLPPIKISDVPSFLTSPVDHPLSSVYLTLREAFAALDTEKAASSSKPRVLVNTFDELEPDALAAVDEIDMLTIGPLIPSWSFSGTAAPKDTETGAGGDIFKPDDKGYMEWLDSQPEWSVVYVSFGSLHHFTKRELEELSAGLEECGRPYMWVVRRDNREEGNLREGSGQGMVVEWCSQVKVLSHAAVGCFVTHCGWNSMLESLACGVPTVGAPRLSDQRTNARMADGAWGTGVTAELSEDGVVEAEELKRCVELVMGEGEGGKEMRKKAEQWKERARAAVSEGGSSDRNLTAFLEEIGKGS; encoded by the coding sequence ATGGAGctgaagcagcagcagcacttCTTGGTGGCCACCTTCCCCTTCCAAGGCCACATCAATCCGGTCCTCCACCTCGCCAAGCACCTCGCCCACTCCGCCGCCGGCCCCCTCGTCACCTTCTCCACCACCCTCTCGGCTCACCGACGCATGTTCCCCTCGGCCCCCGACCACCACGACGTCTACGACGGCCTCCTTTCCTATGTCCCCTTCTCCGACGGCTTCGACGACGGCGACCGTGGCGGCTTTGCCGGGTTCAACCGTTTCATGGCCGAGTTCAAGGTCACCGGGCCCCGCAGCCTCTCCAGCATCGTCGCCGGCCTCGCCGCCCGCGGCCGCCCCGTCACGTGTATCGTCTACACCATGCTCCTCCCTTGGGCCGCCGACGTGGCGCGCGAGTACGGCATCCCCTCCATCCATTACTGGATCCAGCCGGCCACCGTGTTCGCCGTATATTACCACTACTTCCATGACTACGGTGCTGTCGTGGACGCCCACCGCGACGACCCCTCGTTTACGGTGACCTTCCCGCGGCTGCCGCCCATCAAGATTAGCGACGTCCCGTCCTTCCTCACCTCGCCTGTGGATCACCCTCTCTCCTCCGTCTACCTGACCTTGCGCGAGGCGTTTGCGGCGCTGGACACTGAGAAGGccgcatcctcgtcgaagccgagGGTCCTCGTTAACACGTTCGACGAGCTGGAGCCGGACGCGCTGGCGGCGGTGGACGAGATCGACATGCTGACCATCGGGCCACTGATTCCGTCCTGGTCGTTCTCTGGCACCGCCGCTCCCAAAGACACCGAGACTGGCGCCGGCGGCGACATCTTCAAGCCAGACGACAAGGGGTACATGGAGTGGCTGGACTCGCAGCCGGAGTGGTCGGTGGTGTACGTCTCCTTCGGGAGCTTGCACCACTTCACCAAGCGAGAGCTGGAGGAACTGTCGGCGGGCCTGGAGGAATGCGGCCGGCCGTACATGTGGGTGGTGCGGCGGGACAATAGGGAAGAGGGGAACCTACGAGAAGGGAGCGGTCAAGGGATGGTAGTGGAGTGGTGTTCGCAGGTGAAGGTGCTGTCGCACGCGGCGGTGGGCTGCTTCGTGACccactgcgggtggaactcgatGCTGGAGAGCCTAGCGTGCGGCGTGCCGACGGTGGGCGCGCCGCGGCTGTCGGATCAGAGGACGAACGCGAGGATGGCTGACGGCGCGTGGGGGACCGGGGTGACCGCGGAGCTCAGCGAGGACGGCGTGGTCGAGGCCGAGGAACTGAAGCGGTGCGTGGAACTGGTGatgggggagggggagggaggcAAGGAGATGAGGAAGAAGGCAGAGCAGTGGAAGGAGAGAGCCCGGGCGGCCGTCAGCGAAGGAGGGTCGTCGGATCGGAATCTGACGGCATTCCTTGAGGAGATCGGTAAAGGGTCGTAA